A stretch of the Perca fluviatilis chromosome 17, GENO_Pfluv_1.0, whole genome shotgun sequence genome encodes the following:
- the LOC120545099 gene encoding high mobility group nucleosome-binding domain-containing protein 5-like yields the protein MLIRQTERGGEEVKTERGGEEVKTERGGEEVKTERGGEEVKTERGREEVKTERGGEEVKTERGGEDGERRGGEEVKTERGGEEVKTERGGEEDRREEVRKTERRRKTEEVRRKTGVRKTERGENGEEVEDRRVEEDREEVEGKTGRRKTEREDRRGGGRGRPERRKTEEERPRWEVEDRERRRKTERRKTGDSGGRPRGGGGRPEEDREEGPLRKTGGGRPEEEDRGGGRPEEVEDRGGGRPEEKEWRWKTGRRKTEWRWKTGGGGPEEDRGKTGGGGGGRPRGGGGGRPREWRKTERRRRPEVEEDRVEEERGGGRPRRWKTERRKTGEEEEDREEDEEEDRREDGGGRPRGGRPRGAVEEDRRRWREDREERGGRPESEVEDREVRRKTEREVERKTEREVEDRRGRWRKTERGGGRPESGRGGGRPERGGKTGERRWRKTGGEEVEVED from the exons ATGCTGatcagacagacggagagaggaGGTGAGGAGGTGAAGACTGAGAGAGGAGGTGAGGAGGTGAAGACTGAGAGAGGAGGTGAGGAGGTGAAGACTGAGAGAGGAGGTGAGGAGGTGAAGACTGAGAGAGGACGTGAGGAGGTGAAGACTGAGAGAGGAGGTGAGGAGGTGAAGACTGAGAGAGGAGGTGAAGACGGAGAGAGGAG aggaggagaggaggtgaaGACGGAGAGAGGAGGTGAGGAGGTGAAGACGGAGAGAGGAGGTGAGGAGGACCGGAGAGAGGAGGTGAGGAAGaccgagaggaggaggaagaccgAGGAGGTGAGGAGGAAGACCGGAGTGAGGAAGACCGAGAGAGGAGAAAACGGAGAGGAGGTGGAAGACCGGAGAGTGGAGGAAGACCgagaggaggtggaggggaAGACTGGGAGGAGGAAGACCGAGAGAGAAGACCGGAGAGGAGGTGGAAGAGGAAGACCGGAGAGGAGGAAGACCGAGGAGGAAAGACCGAG GTGGGAGGTGGAAGaccgagagaggaggaggaagaccgAGAGGAGGAAGACCGGAGATAGTGGAGGAAGACcgagaggaggtggaggaagacCGGAGGAGGACCGGGAGGAAGGACCGTTGAGGAAGACCGGAGGAGGAAGACCGGAGGAGGAAGACCGAGGTGGAGGAAGACCGGAGGAGGTGGAAGaccgaggaggaggaagaccgGAGGAGAAGGAGTGGAGGTGGAAGACCGGGAGGAGGAAGACCGAGTGGAGGTGGAAGACCGGAGGAGGAGGACCGGAGGAAGACCGAGGGAAGACcggaggaggcggaggaggaagaccgagaggaggtggaggtggaagaCCGAGAGAGTGGAGGAAGaccgagaggaggaggagaccgGAGGTGGAGGAAGACCGAGTGGAGGAAGAGCGGGGTGGAGGAAGACCGAGGAGGTGGAAGACCGAGAGGAGGAAGAccggagaggaggaggaagaccgagaggaggacgaggaggaagaCCGGAGAGAGGACGGTGGAGGAAGACCGAGAGGAGGAAGACCGAGAGGA GCGGTGGAGGAAGACCGGAGGAGGTGGAGGGAAGACCGAGAGGAACGTGGAGGAAGACCGGAGAGTGAGGTGGAAGACCGGGAGGTGAGGAGGAAGACCGagagggaggtggagaggaaGACCGAGAGGGAGGTGGAAGACCGGAGAGGACGGTGGAGGAAGaccgagagaggaggaggaagaccgGAGAGTGGACGTGGAGGTGGAAGACCGGAGAGAGGAGGTAAGACCGgagagaggaggtggaggaagactggaggagaggaggtggaggtggaagaCTGA